The genomic window GGAGTTGGCGCAGAGCCACACGCTGACTGAAATAGAGGAGCTTTTCGGCAATCCCTTGAGTCTGCCCGCTAGGGCTTACATAGAAAACGTCCGCCGGTCGATCGGGTAGGTTTATGCACTCTCTCGCCCCTCCCGCACGCGATGACTGGAAAGACTTCCGGACCATGTGCACGCGTCGGTCTCCTCAAGCGCGATCGATACTGGCGGCAATATCTGCGAGAGTGCTTGCCGCATACTCTGATTATGACCGCCACTACCAGAAACCCTCCAAGGACTCCGCTTTGAAGGTAACCAAGGAGGAGAGGCTAGCACTAAAAGGCAACTACGACCTTCTCGACTCTGGCCGCCCTTTTCACCCACTGCGCGCCCAGTTGCTGGCGGCAGCCCCGAACAAGAAGTGCCCGATGTGCGGCCACCGTGATGTGGCCACGTTAGATCACTATCTTCCCAAGGCGGTGTACCCGGAGTTCAGTGCACTGTCACGAAACCTGGTCCCGGTATGCCCATACTGCAATCACGAGAAGGCCGACAAACTCGGCGACGAGTTGGGCAGAAGGTTTATTCATGCATACTATGATCTGCTGCCTGACATCGAACTCCTCGTTGCTGACGTCGTGATTGACTCGTCGGTGTTCGTCAAGTATCGGATCGACCGGCCGAATGGCTTGGTAGATCCCGTGGTTGACAACTTGGAATACCACTTTACGGCCCTGAAACTTAACGAATGCTTTGAGAGCGAGGCTTTCGATGAGCTTACCGGCCGAGCTGGTGCCTTCCACTACCAATACGAGTACAACGGCGGCGAGCAGGGCCTGGCGACAATGTTACGCGTCGAAGCAGTCAGTGAACGAAGCAAGGCCGGGGTAAACAGCTGGAAGGTTGCGCTTTACAACGCACTCTCGCGCAGCCGTGACTTCTGTAATAGCGGCTTCCGGCTTCTGTCCAGAGGGGACTGGGACTTCTGACCATGTCGCGGCCGCAGGTCTTGCTAGCGCCTTGCCGGGGTCAACGAGAACTTGACGTTGCTGTGGGTCCGAGCGAGGCCACAAGGCCGTGGTGGGGATGCGGCGCGTGTACCCCGGGCAGGCCCCTGGCCTGCCGGCAATAGCCGCCCGAGGGGTCGCAGAGGCTCCGGGGTCAAGGGCGGCCCGGCAGGGCCGTCGCGTAGCGATGCGAAGCGCCCTTGACGCTGGAGGGGCGGCCCCGCATCCTCCGCGCCGCATCCCCACCACGGCCGGCGGTGACTCGCGCTACGGCGCGGCGGTGCATGGCGGCCGCGCCCCGGCCGGCTGCCCGCCCACCGACGCCACTCAACAGCCTGTCGGTCTGCGGCGGCCCACCCGGGCTTCCCCGCTTCCGCGCCAGCCGCGGGCCGTCCTGCCGTGGCCGGAGCGGAGCGCCAGCGGAGTGCAGGCCGCGCGCCCAGGCGGCGGCGCGTGCGGCCCGTTGCGGGCCGCCTTGAAGACGTACAGAAACTTTGAACCAACCGCCGGCAGCCGGCGGCAGCCAGCGTGTCCGGTCTCGGGACCTGCGTGACACATCGGTATCAGGACCTGCGTGACACTCCGCCGAGTGCTGGTGGAGATGAGCGTGACCGAACAGCGGTATCGGGCCGTGTTGGAGGTTCAGGCCGGGCTTGCGGTCACGGAGGTGGCCAGTGCGCAATGTTGCACCGATTGTCAGGCTGAACGGCCGCCGTGCAGCAACTTCGGCAGGCCGGCGAGGAACCTGCACCACCGGCGTCAGGAGTTCCGCTCACTCCATGGCGTGTCCGGGTCTCTGCCGTCGCGGACCCGCCGGGCCGACAGGAAACCGCCGGTGACGACGGGCTCATCCTTCGCCCGCGGGTGCCGACAGCCGCGGTTTAGCGTGATCATCCGTTTGGCCGAACAATGATTGGATCTCTTCGAGGCCGGCTGTCTACGAGAACGTGTCCATTCCATTCTCGGGGCCGGCCACCATTCCGGGGGACGAAGTATCGTCCCGACCCGCCATGGGGAAGACTTACCGGCCTAAAGGCGGGGTTGCTAGCGCCGGGGTTGCTAGGCGTGGGGGCGAGCCGTGCGGGACCGACATAGTTGGCGAAGCCGGTCAGCCACTCGATGGACAGGTCGTGAAGTTTGTGGCGATATGGCTCTTGCCACATGATAAGGTGCGAGCCACATTCGATGTCGTACATCATTGCTTTGCCTCGTCCGGCAATGGCTTCGTAGAGGCTGTCGACCGAAAATGCCCCTCGGCCGTCAGTGAGATCCTTCTTCGCACGAATGGTCCCGTCCCGCAGCCCGGCGATGATGAGTACGGGGATGCCGACATCGGTGACGAGGGCACCACCCACCGGTTCTTTTCCGAGACGCGGATCTGCGCTCACGAGGGACTGGTTCCAGCCCCACCAGTACCGAGTCGGCCACCGGTAAATTTGGTGCCCTGGGACCAAGCCAGAGCCGGGCTCGTCCTGCATCATTGCGTTCCATATATCGTCAATGACGGCTTCGTTGCGCGGCGGCTCCGGGCAGGAAGCGTTCGGTCCCAGCGTCGGCCAAAAAGCGCCCTTTGGTTGGTTGGTCAGGACTCCCATCGGGGCGCCGTAGAACTTCTCCGTACAGGTGGGATCCGGCGCAACTACTGGGTCTGCTGGCGGGCCTGGCCTGTCTGAGGGGCCGTCGGGCGGGAAGATCGGTGCGAGCAGCAGAAGACCCCACACCTTCTCCGGATGCTGCATGGCGTATGGGCCAACGACATTGGCTCCAGCCGAGTAGCCGATCAGAACGACCCGCCCGGTGAACCGAGAGGCCCAGGACGGGTCGTCCCGGAGGGTCTCGCTTCGGACGTGGTCGACAACGGCGTCGAGTTCCTGCCACTCGGAATCCGAGCTGCCGCAATTCCCAGTCCAGCTCGGCGGCTCGCATAACACCTGCCCGAACGCACTTTGCTGGTCAACCTTTAGGATGTTGCATGGGTCGGACATCGGGCCTGGCCGGCTGGACGCGCCGTGGCCCTGCACTTCCATGATCCAAACATCGGCCTGGCACCTGTCGGCGATCTCCCGCGCCCAGCTGTAATGTCCTCCTGCAGCATTGCTCTGCAGGTCGAACGACACGCGCGCCGGAACCGTCCTGCCAGCCACCATGACAATCTGCAAGCCCGGGGTTACGCCTGGAGGAAGCTGAGGCCTAATCCGCCGTATCGCGATTTTGGGCACCGAGAGCAGCGGGTACGCGCGCCCCCCGGCGAGGTTGCCTCGATTCGTCGAATTGGGAACCTGTACGAAGCCGTCAGTGTGGGTCGCCACCATGTCGGGTCCCCCTTGATCCCGGCGATGTCTCACGAACGCAGCCGACTACCCCCTAACGTCGGTCGTATGCGCCTTGGAGGAGCTAAGGCGCCGCAACCCGCGGCGGGCACCTCCGGCCTACAACAGACCCGCCGGTCCAGGTTGCAGCCCAGTCCCGTATCCGCGACGGTGCCGGCATCGTGTCACTCGCCTGGCCGGATCCGTCCACGTGACCGGCATGCCGCGCCGGACCGCCTTCGGCAGCGTCGAGTACGGGGGTGGCCAGGGCGGAACTGCTGTGCCGCGAGTGTCGCTGACGGTCAGGTCAGTGCGCCTCCGTGCGCCTGGTCGGGATGGAGCCGGCTCCGTCGTGCGGCGCGCCGTAGGTCTCATCGAACCAGTTGATGAAGGCGAGGGTGTCGCCCCACTTGGCGGAGATCCTTGTGTGGATGGCGCGCTGGTCGTGGCCGGGTAGGAAGATCCGGCTGCCGGCGACCCCTCGCCACAGCCGCAGGCACAGGTGCGCTGGTGGTCGGCCGGGTGGTCGGGGTAGGTCATCGGGTTGCGGTAGTGGCCCAGGCCGGGCTGGTCGATGAGCGCGTCGTGCACCGGGTGGCCCGGGGCGAGGACGCGGCCGACGATGGCGCGCTGGCCGCCGCCGAAGTCCTCGATGCGGTCGATCTCCACCACGGCGATGCGGCCGGTGATGAGGGAGGAGAAGACGGTGTACCGCTAGCGGGCGGCCTGCGGGCCGACGTAGCCAAGCTCCACATAGCGGCGGTATGGCTTCCCGTCCGTCCCGTCACGAGGACCAGACAAACCAGCAATCGACCGGAATCGAACGCGTGTTCGAGTAGGCTCCTGCGGGTGGAGGTACGTGGTCGCTGGTGGAACGGGAGCTGGGGCCGCATGGCCCGGCGGGACATCTGGCTGCTCTCGGACGGCCGGCTCTGGAAGGTGCGTGGCCGCCATGGTGGTGACGGCGGGCTGCAGGTCTCCTACGACTTCACCGACGAAGGATCCGCTCGGAAGATGGTCGACCGGATGATGAAGACATCGGCTGGCACCTGGCGTGATCTCACGGAGGCTGTCCAACAGGAGGCCAACCGCCGGCGGGCTCACTAGCTATTCCGGCCGCCGGCCGGCAGCGCTCAACGGCACGCGTCTGCCCGGACGTGCACACCGCACCACGGCGGCAGCTCGGCCGCCCACACCCGCCAGCCGCCGGCGTCTCGGCGGGTCTCGAACCGCCACGGGTGGGCTTCGCCGCTGAGGTTGGCCTGTTCGTTCCACCAGATTGCGTGGACCTGGACGGTCACCGTCGCGCGGTCGTCGTCCTGGTCCTCGACCTCGATCGGTCCGACCGTCTCCAGCTTCGACGGCAGGTTGCCGCGTTCCATCTCGCCGCGGTACTGACGCCACTGCCGTAGCAGCTCGTCATGACGCCCGGCGACCAGCACCCGCGACAGGCCGATTTCCTCTCCGCTGCGCATCTGGAGCACGTACACGTTCACCGCCGCGTCCGGCGTCGCCTCCCCGCGCTCTGCCTCGGCCTGCCGAAGAACAGCCCACGACACCGGCACCGCCACGATCCCGGTACACAGCACGGCTACGAGCGAGAGAACCACCCACGGCCAATGACGCGGCGAACGGACCAATGCCGACTTGCTAGCCGCCGCTCGACGACCTGGCAGAGCTGGTCCCTCCCCTGGTCCCATACACGGCCAACATATGCCTCTACGGGCTTCGTAGCTATCGCCGTCAGCCGGCGTCGACTCCCATGCGGCCCTTGATGCCAGAATGAAGCCGTGGGAGCTGGCCCGGACACAACTGCGGAGTGGTGGACAACATCCGACGTCGCCGCGTACCTCGGCGTCAAGGTCGCGACCGTGACGAACTACCGGAAGCGGGGTCAGATGCCGGAGCCGGATGCGACGGTCGGGCGCACTCACATGTGGCGCCCGAGCCGGGTCGTGTCGTGGCATGAGAGCCGTCCCCGCCCTGGCGTCGGCGGTCGCCCAAGCCAAACAACCGAAGGCGGGAGCGACGACGGGGTCAGCTCGCGCTGAGGGCTCGAACCTCGTCGAGGTACGAGACGGCCTCCGGTTCCCTCGGGTACCGCTCCCGCAGCAGGGTCGCCAACTCCTTCGAACACATCAGAAGTGACGGCAGCGACTTGCGGTCTCCTTCTAGTGCCCGCCGGCCGTAGGAAACTGCGCGCTCAAGGTCTCCCGCCCTGGCCGCCACCACGCCGAGGGTGATCCGGGCTTCGGCGTTGCGCATCGGCTTCCGCTCGGTCCCGTCCGGCGCTGTCGAGGAGCGGATGACCTCGCGGGCGTACATCTCCGCGAGGCGGTCCTCTCCTGCAAGGCGGTAGCAGTCCATGGCGTAGAAGTCGAACTTGGCTGGGTCGACCACGAAGTGGTGGTCGGTGTCCTCGGGATACGGCAAAGATTCAAGCAGTGTTCGGCCCTTGTCCAGCGCCGTTTCTACCTGTCGCCTGTCGCCAAGCCGCGCCCATGCCTTGGCGCGCTGTGCTGTCAGTTGCACGGCCGCCCCGTCATTGGCCGCGACTGCCTCGCCAGCCTCGGCGGCCGCGATAACGCCTCGATAGTCGCCCTGCGTCAGTGCGTACCAGGCCCGCATCTCGTAGGCCCAGCCCGAGATGGCGGCGTTACCCGCTTCTTCGCCAAGCGTCAATGCAGCCTTGCGGGTGCCTTCGG from Micromonospora kangleipakensis includes these protein-coding regions:
- a CDS encoding alpha/beta fold hydrolase, whose protein sequence is MSFDLQSNAAGGHYSWAREIADRCQADVWIMEVQGHGASSRPGPMSDPCNILKVDQQSAFGQVLCEPPSWTGNCGSSDSEWQELDAVVDHVRSETLRDDPSWASRFTGRVVLIGYSAGANVVGPYAMQHPEKVWGLLLLAPIFPPDGPSDRPGPPADPVVAPDPTCTEKFYGAPMGVLTNQPKGAFWPTLGPNASCPEPPRNEAVIDDIWNAMMQDEPGSGLVPGHQIYRWPTRYWWGWNQSLVSADPRLGKEPVGGALVTDVGIPVLIIAGLRDGTIRAKKDLTDGRGAFSVDSLYEAIAGRGKAMMYDIECGSHLIMWQEPYRHKLHDLSIEWLTGFANYVGPARLAPTPSNPGASNPAFRPVSLPHGGSGRYFVPRNGGRPREWNGHVLVDSRPRRDPIIVRPNG
- a CDS encoding HNH endonuclease — encoded protein: MKVTKEERLALKGNYDLLDSGRPFHPLRAQLLAAAPNKKCPMCGHRDVATLDHYLPKAVYPEFSALSRNLVPVCPYCNHEKADKLGDELGRRFIHAYYDLLPDIELLVADVVIDSSVFVKYRIDRPNGLVDPVVDNLEYHFTALKLNECFESEAFDELTGRAGAFHYQYEYNGGEQGLATMLRVEAVSERSKAGVNSWKVALYNALSRSRDFCNSGFRLLSRGDWDF
- a CDS encoding XRE family transcriptional regulator is translated as MADIAADLDRPVWATRLRAERTARGWSQGEAVRAMRAHATEQLPADSTLLRNWKRWEAGSSEPDGFYKALIAKTFGTVTAAFFPPATPREADAELIAGTGMETVEILARLRSSDVSSATLEALRITADRLCCEYPYMTSEQLRVEGRAWLRRITALMDRRLTLVQHQEVLTLAGWVALLVGCVEYDMGLKRIAEGTRKAALTLGEEAGNAAISGWAYEMRAWYALTQGDYRGVIAAAEAGEAVAANDGAAVQLTAQRAKAWARLGDRRQVETALDKGRTLLESLPYPEDTDHHFVVDPAKFDFYAMDCYRLAGEDRLAEMYAREVIRSSTAPDGTERKPMRNAEARITLGVVAARAGDLERAVSYGRRALEGDRKSLPSLLMCSKELATLLRERYPREPEAVSYLDEVRALSAS
- a CDS encoding helix-turn-helix transcriptional regulator, encoding MGAGPDTTAEWWTTSDVAAYLGVKVATVTNYRKRGQMPEPDATVGRTHMWRPSRVVSWHESRPRPGVGGRPSQTTEGGSDDGVSSR